From Glycine soja cultivar W05 chromosome 4, ASM419377v2, whole genome shotgun sequence, the proteins below share one genomic window:
- the LOC114409010 gene encoding uncharacterized protein LOC114409010 isoform X1, translating to MSNNLVSEPIPSMQMAQLEPLMNKVDSSGRQVEMGLLGPVSSDVIVSQSQGTSNEHVGLLRAVPGEASNPGMHQILSANKHSMLMDILPNSSGPQQQPTTPKRKAPMELLSSSSFNKRVAQMGSRPWLQQVPNVSNKGSLQMQSPSHASRTQHLAASSKRKTQLDNTPSKSGTPRSMSSKSQNTQMKQSSKVQTESSDSVRSKMRESLASALALVCQQGKLQLPNNNTPNDAANSQGKLENSSQCAGSAPASIDASLEQRKDISQSVNSSFADADSVGNVVGEHMQSTAYEDFPEKYKDYEAGPTNTSNNESILSSMHVLNRDKQDFQSSYFLTTDAVSFSDGFFMKDDLLQGNGLSWVLSDMVDVGNQRESQINIEQRSEPEESGGGCRVEVPLPKLLASRIEAELFKLFGGVNKKYKEKGRSLLFNLKDHNNPELRERVMFGKIPPEQLCSMTAEELASKELSQWRIAKAEELAQMVVLPDSDVDFRRLVKKTHKGEFQVEVEHEDNVPVEEVSGGTTSVAQSQTIKKDVEDASPSKPDVNTDGEKGNLQKDDTFSITISSNDGADPMQGLMTDDALKDPDFLPPIVSLDEFMESLHSEPPFENLPVESGKVTPTSDKDDSGVGSKSKSADLTPNEQADVNADNKSEKFQSTRVNSDAEKEKKINAESGAISSDAGYCGSQADMKSTDGHTKERSTDDVKSASSDAELRGNQFHLEERYGNNNRYSKDAVLTKGECLWEGMLQPNISSTHSVVSIFKSGEKTAAEDWPGFLEIKGRVRCDAFEKFLQDLRQSRSRAIMVSHFVSKESDDQSTLSEVADSYVLDERVGFAEPAPGVELYFCPPHNKTVEMLCNIIPKEQIEEVNSIDNGLIGIIVWRKTNLTSSISPTTESHHKHSSKRQYFSRRQQDINMNANSTLKAVPSMGVKMTENDDDDVPPGFGPPVAQVEDDLSEFSFCSNPSHLGQKPMGSSNVVPLHPVNPAPPCPAEQMRELVHKYGQNKPNVPSINWQDKFGGTIQPWNDDDDDIPEWQPQNSQNQFPPQQTMHNFHLRPHILNQSFPGSQQQPIMTPQYLQPPMNVTHGQRNFDPQGVPSPQGSNLQPRGGPPYAQGTTWPQHASSSTGY from the exons ATGTCCAACAATCTGGTTTCAGAGCCGATACCAAGTATGCAGATGGCTCAACTGGAGCCCCTTATGAACAAGGTTGATTCATCAGGGAGACAGGTGGAAATGGGGCTCTTGGGTCCTGTATCCAGTGATGTTATTGTGTCACAGTCGCAGGGAACCTCGAATGAGCATGTTGGATTGTTGAGAGCTGTACCTGGTGAAGCAAGTAATCCAGGAATGCATCAAATTCTGTCCGCTAACAAACACTCCATGCTAATGGATATACTTCCAAACAGCTCAGGGCCACAGCAGCAGCCAACAACTCCCAAGCGCAAGGCACCGATGGAATTATTGTCCAGTAGCTCCTTTAACAAGCGGGTTGCACAGATGGGAAGTAGACCTTGGTTGCAGCAAGTACCTAATGTATCAAATAAAGGTTCTCTGCAGATGCAATCCCCATCACATGCCTCTAGGACACAACATTTGGCAGCTTCTAGTAAGAGAAAAACGCAGTTGGATAACACTCCCAGTAAATCTGGGACACCTCGGTCCATGAGTTCTAAAAGTCAAAATACACAGATGAAGCAGTCCTCCAAGGTTCAAACTGAATCATCTGATAGTGTTAGGTCCAAGATGAGAGAGTCTTTAGCTTCTGCTCTGGCCTTGGTTTGTCAGCAAGGTAAACTTCAGCTCCCAAACAATAATACACCAAATGATGCTGCCAATAGTCAGGGTAAATTAGAGAACAGCTCTCAATGTGCTGGATCAGCACCTGCTTCCATTGATGCTTCACTGGAGCAAAGGAAGGATATTTCTCAATCAGTTAATTCTTCTTTTGCTGATGCTGATTCAGTTGGCAATGTGGTGGGAGAGCACATGCAAAGTACAGCTTATGAAGATTTTCCAGAAAAATACAAGGACTACGAAGCAGGACCCACAAACACATCAAACAATGAAAGCATACTGAGTTCTATGCATGTCTTGAACCGTGATAAGCAAGATTTCCAGTCAAGTTACTTTTTGACTACTGATGCTGTTTCTTTCAGTGACGGTTTCTTTATGAAAGATGATCTTTTACAGGGAAATGGTCTTTCATGGGTATTATCTGATATGGTCGATGTGGGAAATCAAAGGGAAAGTCAAATTAATATAGAGCAGAGATCAGAACCTGAGGAATCAGGTGGAGGTTGTAGGGTGGAGGTCCCTTTGCCTAAACTTTTGGCATCAAGAATAGAGGCAGAACTCTTCAAACTGTTTGGAGGTGTGAATAAGAAGTACAAAGAAAAAGGGAGGTctcttttattcaatttaaaagaTCACAATAATCCTGAACTTAGAGAAAGGGTCATGTTTGGTAAAATTCCTCCAGAACAATTATGTTCTATGACAGCTGAGGAACTTGCTTCAAAGGAGCTCTCTCAGTGGCGGATAGCCAAGGCTGAGGAGCTTGCTCAAATGGTGGTTTTACCTGATTCAGATGTTGATTTTAGACGTTTGGTCAAGAAGACACATAAAGGTGAATTTCAAGTGGAAGTTGAACATGAAGACAATGTCCCTGTGGAGGAGGTTTCAGGTGGCACAACCTCTGTGGCTCAAAgccaaacaataaaaaaggatGTGGAAGATGCTTCTCCTTCCAAACCTGATGTGAACACTGATGGTGAGAAGGGAAATTTACAGAAGGATGATACATTTTCCATTACCATTTCTTCCAACGACGGGGCTGATCCCATGCAAGGGCTTATGACTGATGATGCATTAAAGGACCCTGACTTTCTTCCACCTATTGTATCTCTTGATGAATTCATGGAATCTCTTCATTCTGAGCCACCATTTGAAAATTTACCAGTAGAATCTGGGAAAGTGACACCTACCTCAGACAAGGATGATTCTGGGGTTGGATCTAAATCTAAATCTGCTGATTTAACACCAAATGAGCAAGCTGATGTCAACGCTGATAATAAGTCTGAGAAGTTTCAGAGCACGCGTGTGAATTCAGATGctgaaaaggagaaaaagattAATGCTGAATCTGGGGCCATTTCTTCTGATGCGGGATACTGTGGGAGTCAAGCTGACATGAAGTCAACTGATGGTCATACCAAGGAAAGGTCAACTGATGATGTGAAGTCTGCTTCTAGCGATGCTGAGTTGAGAGGCAATCAGTTTCATCTGGAAGAGAGATATGGTAATAATAATAGGTACTCAAAGGATGCAGTTCTCACTAAGGGTGAATGCCTCTGGGAGGGAATGCTTCAACCAAATATCTCTAGCACTCATTCAGTCGTAAGCATCTTTAAGAG TGGTGAGAAAACTGCTGCTGAAGACTGGCCTGGGTTTCTTGAGATCAAGGGAAGGGTGCGATGTGATGCATTTGAGAAATTTCTGCAAGACCTTCGACAGTCCAGAAGTCGGGCAATCATG GTTTCACATTTCGTTTCCAAAGAGTCGGATGATCAATCAACTCTCAGTGAG GTGGCTGACTCGTACGTTTTGGACGAGAGAGTAGGGTTTGCTGAGCCTGCCCCTGGAGTTGAACTTTACTTTTGTCCACCTCATAATAAAACAGTTGAAATGCTCTGCAACATAATTCCAAAGGAACAAATTGAGGAAGTTAATTCTATTGATAATGGCCTAATTGGTATTATTGTATGgagaaaaactaatttaacttcGTCTATATCACCCACCACTGAATCACATCACAAACATAGCTCTAAAAGACAATACTTCAGTAGGAGACAGCAAGATATAAATATGAATGCCAATTCTACCCTTAAAGCAGTGCCCTCTATGGGTGTTAAGATGACTgagaatgatgatgatgacgtgCCTCCCGGATTTGGGCCACCAGTGGCCCAAGTGGAGGATGACCTGTCAGAGTTTAGTTTCTGTTCAAATCCATCACACTTGGGTCAAAAACCAATGGGGTCATCAAATGTGGTCCCATTACACCCGGTTAACCCAGCTCCACCATGCCCTGCAGAACAAATGAGGGAACTTGTACACAAATATGGGCAAAACAAACCAAATGTACCTTCGATAAACTGGCAGGATAAATTTGGGGGAACAATTCAACCctggaatgatgatgatgatgacataCCTGAATGGCAGCCCCAAAACTCCCAGAATCAGTTTCCTCCCCAACAGACAATGCACAACTTTCATCTTAGACCTCACATTTTGAATCAATCATTTCCGGGTTCACAGCAACAGCCAATCATGACACCACAATATCTGCAACCCCCAATGAATGTGACCCATGGCCAACGAAATTTTGACCCTCAGGGGGTTCCTTCTCCACAGGGTAGCAACCTACAGCCAAGAGGTGGACCACCCTATGCGCAAGGCACTACCTGGCCTCAACATGCGTCTAGCAGTACAGGATATTAG
- the LOC114409010 gene encoding uncharacterized protein LOC114409010 isoform X2: MQMAQLEPLMNKVDSSGRQVEMGLLGPVSSDVIVSQSQGTSNEHVGLLRAVPGEASNPGMHQILSANKHSMLMDILPNSSGPQQQPTTPKRKAPMELLSSSSFNKRVAQMGSRPWLQQVPNVSNKGSLQMQSPSHASRTQHLAASSKRKTQLDNTPSKSGTPRSMSSKSQNTQMKQSSKVQTESSDSVRSKMRESLASALALVCQQGKLQLPNNNTPNDAANSQGKLENSSQCAGSAPASIDASLEQRKDISQSVNSSFADADSVGNVVGEHMQSTAYEDFPEKYKDYEAGPTNTSNNESILSSMHVLNRDKQDFQSSYFLTTDAVSFSDGFFMKDDLLQGNGLSWVLSDMVDVGNQRESQINIEQRSEPEESGGGCRVEVPLPKLLASRIEAELFKLFGGVNKKYKEKGRSLLFNLKDHNNPELRERVMFGKIPPEQLCSMTAEELASKELSQWRIAKAEELAQMVVLPDSDVDFRRLVKKTHKGEFQVEVEHEDNVPVEEVSGGTTSVAQSQTIKKDVEDASPSKPDVNTDGEKGNLQKDDTFSITISSNDGADPMQGLMTDDALKDPDFLPPIVSLDEFMESLHSEPPFENLPVESGKVTPTSDKDDSGVGSKSKSADLTPNEQADVNADNKSEKFQSTRVNSDAEKEKKINAESGAISSDAGYCGSQADMKSTDGHTKERSTDDVKSASSDAELRGNQFHLEERYGNNNRYSKDAVLTKGECLWEGMLQPNISSTHSVVSIFKSGEKTAAEDWPGFLEIKGRVRCDAFEKFLQDLRQSRSRAIMVSHFVSKESDDQSTLSEVADSYVLDERVGFAEPAPGVELYFCPPHNKTVEMLCNIIPKEQIEEVNSIDNGLIGIIVWRKTNLTSSISPTTESHHKHSSKRQYFSRRQQDINMNANSTLKAVPSMGVKMTENDDDDVPPGFGPPVAQVEDDLSEFSFCSNPSHLGQKPMGSSNVVPLHPVNPAPPCPAEQMRELVHKYGQNKPNVPSINWQDKFGGTIQPWNDDDDDIPEWQPQNSQNQFPPQQTMHNFHLRPHILNQSFPGSQQQPIMTPQYLQPPMNVTHGQRNFDPQGVPSPQGSNLQPRGGPPYAQGTTWPQHASSSTGY, translated from the exons ATGCAGATGGCTCAACTGGAGCCCCTTATGAACAAGGTTGATTCATCAGGGAGACAGGTGGAAATGGGGCTCTTGGGTCCTGTATCCAGTGATGTTATTGTGTCACAGTCGCAGGGAACCTCGAATGAGCATGTTGGATTGTTGAGAGCTGTACCTGGTGAAGCAAGTAATCCAGGAATGCATCAAATTCTGTCCGCTAACAAACACTCCATGCTAATGGATATACTTCCAAACAGCTCAGGGCCACAGCAGCAGCCAACAACTCCCAAGCGCAAGGCACCGATGGAATTATTGTCCAGTAGCTCCTTTAACAAGCGGGTTGCACAGATGGGAAGTAGACCTTGGTTGCAGCAAGTACCTAATGTATCAAATAAAGGTTCTCTGCAGATGCAATCCCCATCACATGCCTCTAGGACACAACATTTGGCAGCTTCTAGTAAGAGAAAAACGCAGTTGGATAACACTCCCAGTAAATCTGGGACACCTCGGTCCATGAGTTCTAAAAGTCAAAATACACAGATGAAGCAGTCCTCCAAGGTTCAAACTGAATCATCTGATAGTGTTAGGTCCAAGATGAGAGAGTCTTTAGCTTCTGCTCTGGCCTTGGTTTGTCAGCAAGGTAAACTTCAGCTCCCAAACAATAATACACCAAATGATGCTGCCAATAGTCAGGGTAAATTAGAGAACAGCTCTCAATGTGCTGGATCAGCACCTGCTTCCATTGATGCTTCACTGGAGCAAAGGAAGGATATTTCTCAATCAGTTAATTCTTCTTTTGCTGATGCTGATTCAGTTGGCAATGTGGTGGGAGAGCACATGCAAAGTACAGCTTATGAAGATTTTCCAGAAAAATACAAGGACTACGAAGCAGGACCCACAAACACATCAAACAATGAAAGCATACTGAGTTCTATGCATGTCTTGAACCGTGATAAGCAAGATTTCCAGTCAAGTTACTTTTTGACTACTGATGCTGTTTCTTTCAGTGACGGTTTCTTTATGAAAGATGATCTTTTACAGGGAAATGGTCTTTCATGGGTATTATCTGATATGGTCGATGTGGGAAATCAAAGGGAAAGTCAAATTAATATAGAGCAGAGATCAGAACCTGAGGAATCAGGTGGAGGTTGTAGGGTGGAGGTCCCTTTGCCTAAACTTTTGGCATCAAGAATAGAGGCAGAACTCTTCAAACTGTTTGGAGGTGTGAATAAGAAGTACAAAGAAAAAGGGAGGTctcttttattcaatttaaaagaTCACAATAATCCTGAACTTAGAGAAAGGGTCATGTTTGGTAAAATTCCTCCAGAACAATTATGTTCTATGACAGCTGAGGAACTTGCTTCAAAGGAGCTCTCTCAGTGGCGGATAGCCAAGGCTGAGGAGCTTGCTCAAATGGTGGTTTTACCTGATTCAGATGTTGATTTTAGACGTTTGGTCAAGAAGACACATAAAGGTGAATTTCAAGTGGAAGTTGAACATGAAGACAATGTCCCTGTGGAGGAGGTTTCAGGTGGCACAACCTCTGTGGCTCAAAgccaaacaataaaaaaggatGTGGAAGATGCTTCTCCTTCCAAACCTGATGTGAACACTGATGGTGAGAAGGGAAATTTACAGAAGGATGATACATTTTCCATTACCATTTCTTCCAACGACGGGGCTGATCCCATGCAAGGGCTTATGACTGATGATGCATTAAAGGACCCTGACTTTCTTCCACCTATTGTATCTCTTGATGAATTCATGGAATCTCTTCATTCTGAGCCACCATTTGAAAATTTACCAGTAGAATCTGGGAAAGTGACACCTACCTCAGACAAGGATGATTCTGGGGTTGGATCTAAATCTAAATCTGCTGATTTAACACCAAATGAGCAAGCTGATGTCAACGCTGATAATAAGTCTGAGAAGTTTCAGAGCACGCGTGTGAATTCAGATGctgaaaaggagaaaaagattAATGCTGAATCTGGGGCCATTTCTTCTGATGCGGGATACTGTGGGAGTCAAGCTGACATGAAGTCAACTGATGGTCATACCAAGGAAAGGTCAACTGATGATGTGAAGTCTGCTTCTAGCGATGCTGAGTTGAGAGGCAATCAGTTTCATCTGGAAGAGAGATATGGTAATAATAATAGGTACTCAAAGGATGCAGTTCTCACTAAGGGTGAATGCCTCTGGGAGGGAATGCTTCAACCAAATATCTCTAGCACTCATTCAGTCGTAAGCATCTTTAAGAG TGGTGAGAAAACTGCTGCTGAAGACTGGCCTGGGTTTCTTGAGATCAAGGGAAGGGTGCGATGTGATGCATTTGAGAAATTTCTGCAAGACCTTCGACAGTCCAGAAGTCGGGCAATCATG GTTTCACATTTCGTTTCCAAAGAGTCGGATGATCAATCAACTCTCAGTGAG GTGGCTGACTCGTACGTTTTGGACGAGAGAGTAGGGTTTGCTGAGCCTGCCCCTGGAGTTGAACTTTACTTTTGTCCACCTCATAATAAAACAGTTGAAATGCTCTGCAACATAATTCCAAAGGAACAAATTGAGGAAGTTAATTCTATTGATAATGGCCTAATTGGTATTATTGTATGgagaaaaactaatttaacttcGTCTATATCACCCACCACTGAATCACATCACAAACATAGCTCTAAAAGACAATACTTCAGTAGGAGACAGCAAGATATAAATATGAATGCCAATTCTACCCTTAAAGCAGTGCCCTCTATGGGTGTTAAGATGACTgagaatgatgatgatgacgtgCCTCCCGGATTTGGGCCACCAGTGGCCCAAGTGGAGGATGACCTGTCAGAGTTTAGTTTCTGTTCAAATCCATCACACTTGGGTCAAAAACCAATGGGGTCATCAAATGTGGTCCCATTACACCCGGTTAACCCAGCTCCACCATGCCCTGCAGAACAAATGAGGGAACTTGTACACAAATATGGGCAAAACAAACCAAATGTACCTTCGATAAACTGGCAGGATAAATTTGGGGGAACAATTCAACCctggaatgatgatgatgatgacataCCTGAATGGCAGCCCCAAAACTCCCAGAATCAGTTTCCTCCCCAACAGACAATGCACAACTTTCATCTTAGACCTCACATTTTGAATCAATCATTTCCGGGTTCACAGCAACAGCCAATCATGACACCACAATATCTGCAACCCCCAATGAATGTGACCCATGGCCAACGAAATTTTGACCCTCAGGGGGTTCCTTCTCCACAGGGTAGCAACCTACAGCCAAGAGGTGGACCACCCTATGCGCAAGGCACTACCTGGCCTCAACATGCGTCTAGCAGTACAGGATATTAG
- the LOC114409013 gene encoding polyadenylate-binding protein-interacting protein 6-like, whose product MKFSNLLSKGNAEKDSKNHGESHPQPQYNQHLLQSKTKNMPQSLQVKNVTEWKVRQADLELGYLKSAFPDYAKQSLRDAYLANSSDLDYSIDLLHHFDDDEINGDKSSVRHWILGMLQNLYQQLKLVLRQIWHKFKSE is encoded by the exons ATGAAATTTTCAAACTTGTTATCTAAAGGGAATGCAGAAAAAGATTCCAAGAATCATGGTGAGTCACATCCTCAACCTCAGTACAATCAGCACCTTCTTCAATCTAAGACTAAAAACATGCCTCAGTCTTTGCAAGTGAAGAATGTGACAGAATGGAAAGTGCGACAAGCTGACCTGGAACTTGGATATCTAAAGTCGGCATTTCCTGATTATGCTAAACAGTCCCTTAGAGATGCATACTTGGCAAACAGTTCTGATCTGGATTATTCAATTGACTTGCTCCACCACTTTGATGATGATGAG ATTAATGGTGATAAGTCTTCTGTGAGACACTGGATATTGGGAATGCTCCAGAATCTGTACCAGCAGCTAAAGCTAGTGCTCCGTCAAATCTGGCATAAGTTTAAAAGTGAATAA
- the LOC114409014 gene encoding psbP domain-containing protein 5, chloroplastic-like isoform X1 encodes MVFPSSSLSLPLSFFPIPTLLPNNLIFRNNNWTILNQRKCPLSEERPRFSCCALKPTSQNRIFRRDLMLLGLTSLSLPMPLSVTLAEEEPKMASFLDEINAYSYMYPVELPSDNFSFKWIESRKPERYSSAAPLSPDARLRIVSERVDFIDNVIISVTIGPPNSSYIKSKDKSEWTAKDVADSVLADRSSLRVTSSQRLEESSVLNTHSSEIDGEMYWYYEYLVRKAPLRLTDESSTYRHYLASTAERDGYLYSISASTVSPRWEKLGPFLDKAVSSFRLLSPTENYVPPYKDPWRFW; translated from the exons atggtttttccttcttcctccCTCTCCCTCCCCCTCTCGTTCTTCCCCATTCCCACTCTGCTACCTAATAACCTCATCTTCAG AAACAATAACTGGACAATCCTTAACCAACGCAAATGCCCATTGTCCGAGGAAAGACCACGCTTTTCATGTTGTGCTCTAAAACCCACTTCACaaaacaggatttttagaaggGATTTGATGCTGTTGGGGCTTACTTCGCTCTCTCTACCAATGCCACTTTCAG TGACTCTTGCTGAAGAAGAACCGAAAATGGCTTCATTTCTTGATGAAATAAATGCCTATTCTTATATGTACCCTGTTGAGTTGCCTTCCGataatttttccttcaaatG GATTGAATCCAGAAAGCCTGAACGATATTCATCAGCAGCACCACTTTCTC CTGATGCACGCCTGCGCATTGTGTCTGAGCGTGTTGACTTTATTGATAATGTTATCATTTCTGTCACG ATAGGTCCACCAAATTCAAGCTATATAAAATCAAAGGATAAGAGTGAATGGACTGCAAAAGATGTTGCTGATTCAGTTTTAGCTGACAGATCTTCACTG CGAGTTACTTCAAGTCAGCGCTTAGAAGAGAGTTCAGTCCTTAATACTCATTCTAGTGAA ATTGATGGTGAGATGTACTGGTATTATGAGTACCTTGTTCGTAAAGCACCTTTGAGACTT ACTGATGAATCAAGCACTTACAGGCATTATCTTGCTTCAACAGCTGAAAGAGATG GTTATTTGTACTCTATCAGTGCTTCAACCGTCAGCCCTCGGTGGGAAAAA CTCGGTCCTTTCCTTGATAAAGCGGTGAGTTCGTTTCGTCTTCTTAGTCCAACAGAAAATTATGTTCCTCCGTACAAAGATCCCTGGAGATTTTGGTGA
- the LOC114409014 gene encoding psbP domain-containing protein 5, chloroplastic-like isoform X2: MVFPSSSLSLPLSFFPIPTLLPNNLIFRNNNWTILNQRKCPLSEERPRFSCCALKPTSQNRIFRRDLMLLGLTSLSLPMPLSVTLAEEEPKMASFLDEINAYSYMYPVELPSDNFSFKWIESRKPERYSSAAPLSPDARLRIVSERVDFIDNVIISVTIGPPNSSYIKSKDKSEWTAKDVADSVLADRSSLRVTSSQRLEESSVLNTHSSETDESSTYRHYLASTAERDGYLYSISASTVSPRWEKLGPFLDKAVSSFRLLSPTENYVPPYKDPWRFW, encoded by the exons atggtttttccttcttcctccCTCTCCCTCCCCCTCTCGTTCTTCCCCATTCCCACTCTGCTACCTAATAACCTCATCTTCAG AAACAATAACTGGACAATCCTTAACCAACGCAAATGCCCATTGTCCGAGGAAAGACCACGCTTTTCATGTTGTGCTCTAAAACCCACTTCACaaaacaggatttttagaaggGATTTGATGCTGTTGGGGCTTACTTCGCTCTCTCTACCAATGCCACTTTCAG TGACTCTTGCTGAAGAAGAACCGAAAATGGCTTCATTTCTTGATGAAATAAATGCCTATTCTTATATGTACCCTGTTGAGTTGCCTTCCGataatttttccttcaaatG GATTGAATCCAGAAAGCCTGAACGATATTCATCAGCAGCACCACTTTCTC CTGATGCACGCCTGCGCATTGTGTCTGAGCGTGTTGACTTTATTGATAATGTTATCATTTCTGTCACG ATAGGTCCACCAAATTCAAGCTATATAAAATCAAAGGATAAGAGTGAATGGACTGCAAAAGATGTTGCTGATTCAGTTTTAGCTGACAGATCTTCACTG CGAGTTACTTCAAGTCAGCGCTTAGAAGAGAGTTCAGTCCTTAATACTCATTCTAGTGAA ACTGATGAATCAAGCACTTACAGGCATTATCTTGCTTCAACAGCTGAAAGAGATG GTTATTTGTACTCTATCAGTGCTTCAACCGTCAGCCCTCGGTGGGAAAAA CTCGGTCCTTTCCTTGATAAAGCGGTGAGTTCGTTTCGTCTTCTTAGTCCAACAGAAAATTATGTTCCTCCGTACAAAGATCCCTGGAGATTTTGGTGA
- the LOC114409014 gene encoding psbP domain-containing protein 5, chloroplastic-like isoform X3, with protein MVFPSSSLSLPLSFFPIPTLLPNNLIFRNNNWTILNQRKCPLSEERPRFSCCALKPTSQNRIFRRDLMLLGLTSLSLPMPLSVTLAEEEPKMASFLDEINAYSYMYPVELPSDNFSFKWIESRKPERYSSAAPLSPDARLRIVSERVDFIDNVIISVTIGPPNSSYIKSKDKSEWTAKDVADSVLADRSSLRVTSSQRLEESSVLNTHSSEIDGEMYWYYEYLVRKAPLRLTDESSTYRHYLASTAERDGYLYSISASTVSPRWEKLGPFLDKAA; from the exons atggtttttccttcttcctccCTCTCCCTCCCCCTCTCGTTCTTCCCCATTCCCACTCTGCTACCTAATAACCTCATCTTCAG AAACAATAACTGGACAATCCTTAACCAACGCAAATGCCCATTGTCCGAGGAAAGACCACGCTTTTCATGTTGTGCTCTAAAACCCACTTCACaaaacaggatttttagaaggGATTTGATGCTGTTGGGGCTTACTTCGCTCTCTCTACCAATGCCACTTTCAG TGACTCTTGCTGAAGAAGAACCGAAAATGGCTTCATTTCTTGATGAAATAAATGCCTATTCTTATATGTACCCTGTTGAGTTGCCTTCCGataatttttccttcaaatG GATTGAATCCAGAAAGCCTGAACGATATTCATCAGCAGCACCACTTTCTC CTGATGCACGCCTGCGCATTGTGTCTGAGCGTGTTGACTTTATTGATAATGTTATCATTTCTGTCACG ATAGGTCCACCAAATTCAAGCTATATAAAATCAAAGGATAAGAGTGAATGGACTGCAAAAGATGTTGCTGATTCAGTTTTAGCTGACAGATCTTCACTG CGAGTTACTTCAAGTCAGCGCTTAGAAGAGAGTTCAGTCCTTAATACTCATTCTAGTGAA ATTGATGGTGAGATGTACTGGTATTATGAGTACCTTGTTCGTAAAGCACCTTTGAGACTT ACTGATGAATCAAGCACTTACAGGCATTATCTTGCTTCAACAGCTGAAAGAGATG GTTATTTGTACTCTATCAGTGCTTCAACCGTCAGCCCTCGGTGGGAAAAA CTCGGTCCTTTCCTTGATAAAGCG GCGTGA